The Sesamum indicum cultivar Zhongzhi No. 13 linkage group LG9, S_indicum_v1.0, whole genome shotgun sequence genome segment TCTGAAAAGGCATAATTCTTTTGCACAATATTTTTGAGtgttatgatatttttcatgaatagttgaaaaaaaaaatagagataaatggATGTATTATACAGAttgcatataaatttgaatttattttagaaataatgtGGAGAGTTTGAAACGTgtgttgtattattttttttttttcgaataaaaaatcacttttcattataaaattatatattattatatgtatttatgtatgtatatatgattttggttgtattattattgtattgtaCACATATTACAATCGTATTTAGTCACAAACATCATAACCAGAGTTTGGTTTAATGAGTGAAACAATCGAGTTGATTTTTACgttttcttttaaaacaaAGGTAAGATTTCATTCATGAAATCAACTCAGAATTCACAATAGAGTGAGCTACGGGAGGTAAATCAGACGCACACTCATACAACTTAAAAGTAGACTTGGCCAAATAATGAGCCACAGagttaaaagtaaacaaacaaaataataagaagagaaaagagCCACGAAACCAAGAATGTCTAAGACCACATTaccaacaaagaaaaaatcccTAACCCCGGCCTGGAACTCAGAGATCATCACCGCACAATCACCCTCAAGGGTATCAACAATAATCGACTCCTACCTGCAACAGTTGGATGGCTTCCCACGTCGCCAAAGCTTCAGCAAACTCACCACAACCTCTCCTATCCGCCTTATGCGACAGCCAACCTAGGCACTCACCTCTCTCATCGCAGGCCACCACACCTAGACCCACTGCCAGTCCCCTGTCAAAAAGAGTGTCGTCAAAATTGAGTTTACACAGCTAGAGGGAGGACCTTCCCAAGAATCGCTAGCAGAATGATCGACGAGAAGGATGAATCCTTGATTTTTGCAGTTTTGACTATAGTTATCAAGAGATTATGAATTAGAGTTCTACATATGtagatatttgattttttaatagtattatactatttatttattttgaaattagttGGTTGATTTaagagttaattacacttaaatctCTATTAGAAGTACAAAATACACTTCCCCACAGAAGttttaaattacacttataccccACGTGGaaattcactatttacacATAATCCCTTTTCGTTAcgatttatattaaaaaattatatgttagcaagaaatatataaaatttaatattctcatgtaataatttttacttataaagaaaaaatacaatggcATTAACATCactccttatatatatatatattatatttatcactttataagtataaaaatcgatgtaatttattttgctaACGTCAACATTTTTGTTCAAACCTTAATGGAAAGAGGTTAGgtgtaaatggagaatttttgaagaagatatagtgtaattttatattttcaggTGGGGTTtgagtataattaattcttgatttaaaattattaatttgttacatactaaatattataataataatatgatagtTGATTTAGAATAAcaagcaaaaaatattaattgaaatttctgGCTAaccatgattttattatttctttaaaataagaatatataatttttttaaaatttaaatcgaCAGTTATTCCATCTTTCCTTTCAATGCTAAATTACTCGGATACAAATCTATAACTATGGCCTCAATGTAGCCCTAATTCACACGATTGCACTGATTAACCGCACAACCCCGCTGACTACATACAGACTGAATCGAGTTCGGATTGCGCCGTAGAAATGGCTTCCCCCTTCCGAAAGGTTGGATGTTCTTGTTGTATTCAATATCAATGAAtgtttagtaaaaaaatattatcttatttgTGGTTTTGTTGGACGTTTGGAGTTATATGGTTCTAGAGTTCGGATTTTCACACCGCggttggaattttttttatttttatttttgttagtaCCATAATGGGGTCTTGGGTTTCTGGGTTTTTAGAGTTATTTGTGGACTTCTGCTTCTCTGTTGAATCGGATATTAGTTGAAAACCGTAGGTTTTGTAAGGTTTATTGTACTGAAAGATGGGGGAGAGGAGGTATAGAGTGGGTTCTCGGGGACGGTCTCCGTCACCTCGGCGTCCACCGCCAAGGTCTAGAAATTTGAGTCCTTCAAGGCACCGCAGATATTCCCCATATCAAAGTCGCAAGAGGGAAGAATATAACGGGGAAGCTGAGAGATCACGGAGGATTGACAAAAGTGATCATGTTGAGAGAGATTTCAATTTCCGTGGACCGAGGTCTTCGGAATATGATAATAGAGGTAGAGATAGGCATGTGATTGGTGCTAGGCGATCCAGTAGTCCAAGGAGAATTGAGAAAAGGGACAACATTGATGGGGATTTCAATACCCGCAATGTGAGATTATCTGGTTATGATGATGGAGGTAAAGGGAAATATGGAACCAGGGTCAGTGTTGGGCGATATGGGAGATCATATGATGAGGATTCATATCGTGGTGATTTGAGTTCAATGAAGTTTGGGGGAGATCATCTTTTAGATGGATGCAGAAAATCTGGTCATGTCAATGTGAAGGATTACAGCCTCACGCCTGACTACTATAGGGTTAGTGACACTAATATCACTGCAGGTGGTAGTGAGATGGATGATTATCTGCGGAGTCGTTACTCCGATACAGGTCGAGCTGGATTGTTGTCACAGTATTTGGATAGCACCAAGCCTGTTTCCCTAGGATATGAGAGGGGAGGAAGGATGCACGCTCACACATACACATTAGCTCATGCTGGGGTTGATGATAGAGGTAGAAGTAATTTAAGCGTCGGTGATGGCAGCAACCACAAGTCATCTACTGCATCACGATATCTGAATACTGATACTGACAAGCAGggatattttcattttcggGATGAAATTCATTTGGAGAAAAGAGATGGAGCCTTCGGTGATAGATTAGATCATTATGAAAAGAGAAGTGGTGAGTTTCAGTTACAGGATGGACTTCTGGGTATAGAGAAAACAGCAAGAAGAGAAATGTACAATTTCAAGAAGGAAGGGAATGTGTCTTCGCAAGGGTATCTGAATGGGGATGCTGACTATCTAGTATCATCCTCTCAGCCTAAGGACTATGTTTCAGTGTCATCGGGCACATTGATGGAGGATTTTTCGGGATACTGTCCTAGGAAAGACATTGATATGCCATCACATACAATTCAAAAAGGAAGTGGATTGGCTTCTGACCCTGTTGGCTTTGATGGATACAGTGACATGAAGCATAACATGCCCCTTATATTGGATGATATAAGGAGCAGCTCAAGGTTATATCTTGGGCTGCCTGAGGAAAAGCAGGGAGATCGATTATATGCAGAATTTGGTAGAGGCAAACTATACAGTACAAGGCTCAATGATGTTGAAGAAGTATGTACAGACCAGCATTTGCCAAGAATTGATGATTTAAATCCTACAGTTGATGAATCATCTCACAGAAAACATATTCGGGATAATGAACTATGGGCTCAGTATCCTTCCTCAGGAGTGCAGTTAACGCCTGATAAATTTGATGCACACAGATCATTGCTTGTGAGAAACCAAGATCTGGATATGTTAAGTTCTCGCCTCAATTATGGAACTGAAGGACATTATCAGCATGGAAGTGTTATCCGAGACGATCATCATGCTGAAGTGGATGGTGGTCAGTGGTGTAACGGGGAAGGATCAGATATCTTAGAATCAAGGAGATATGGCCCTGAAGTTAGCAGACTTTATGATAGTCCCAGAAAGAGGTTGCCTTTGGCAGACTGGACACTGGGTGAACCCTGTGAAAGGAGGCTAAGACACAAACAAGTTAGGGATGAGATATCATATGAGCATGGTTTTGGGATTAGAATATCAACTGATGGAAATGGTGCTCGCAAGATTTACCACCAAGTAAATGAGGGAGATGAAAGTAATCTcataaatttgtcaaaaatgcCTAAATCAGGCACATATTACAATGAGAAAATGTGGAAGTCATCAAGCGAGGTGGCCAATGATCAGCCATCCTCTTCAAAATTCATCTCAAGTCATTCAGTGGACGCTCTTAAATCTGATTCTAGAGATATAAAGATGCGATTAGGACCAGTTCCTTGCAAGCTTCATGTTTCACAGCGTTTAACAAAGAAACATAGACCGTCAATAAAGAAGCGCTTGGCACCTGCTCCACCAAAGAAGCGAGCTAGTCTTCCTTGGCTGAAAAATTTGAGTTCTAACCGAATGGCAATCATCCAAGGTGATTCAGATGAAAGTCCTCATGATCAAGATGCAGACCACATGGGAGATGATCTTCCTCTTGCAAAGGCTGAACCCCCTGAAAACTCTCAGGATTTCAAGCAGCTGGTGCAAAGCGCGTTTTTCAAGGTTCTCAAACAGATTAATGAAACACCAATGAAACGAAGGAATTATATGGAACAAGGAAAAGTGGGTAGTCTAAAGTGCATTGTATGTGGCAGGTCTGTGTTCTACGtcatgaattattttcatagATGGAGCTATTCCTCTCCCATTTCCGTTAAACTTACATATCCTGTTTTCTGCGATCAAGTAAGAATTCTTTTAGTGATCCCTTGTTATAACCTGATACAATCAGTTAAGCTTCTCTCAGAGTGTGTGTTAATGACCAGCATCTGTTGAGCCTCTTAAATCTCTTGAATAAACCCCATAGGAAGATCATTGAAAGTGAGTTTCAGATACATGGTGGGGAAAGCACAAAGTTAATTCTTTCGCCTGTCAAATTTTCTGACTAGAGACTCCTTGATGCAGCagaatttgtgaaattttctGCTAATCCCTAATCATCAGGGGTTTTGTTGATTACCCTTAATATTACTCTGTCCTTGGGTTATTACTTGTGAAGATATCACAGAATGATGATAGTGGTTGTCTACCTAGGTAATTTTATGTAGCATAAGAAAAACCAGAATTTCAAGGTCCAAGAGTTTtgaaaagatgaagaaaaggAACTGAACAGTTCTGTGCTGAGATTTAGAAAATGATGTCCAATATGGGTTTTGGCGTTCGTGTATGGCTGGTAGAATTGCTTTTTGACGGAGAGATCCGAAATTCTGCATCTAACATTGTCAAAATAAAGGTAGAGAAAAGCAGAAAATCGAGCAGTGCCATTGTCCTTATAGCTGCAGAGGTGCTTGTGATACTGAAGCCAATTTCCTTGTATCTGGTATATAAGGGATTATCTGTCTTCTAGAATAGCATAGGACGTAGACAGTGTTGCTGTGGTTATAGCTGACTATCTTTTTGTTCCCGGTTGTTTACAAATGGCAATGGCTTCAGATTCTGTAGATGTTAGAATGCCAAGAAAATATTCTACGTTTTTTGTTAGATAGGGTTTTGGGTACTTCAAAACTGCCCAGGCTGCGTATTGTCTTCTAATCATCCATGAGGATAGGGCTTACTACATTCACACTTTCGTGAATCCTTCCTGTTTTTAGATTGACCTCAGCAATTGTATAGTTACTTTTTGTACTAAATGATAATCATGCTGTCCTCCTGGAAACTATGTGCTTTATTAAATAGCTTCTTTAATTTCTGAAGGTGTTTCTGTTAAATGAAATTGACCTCCATGCtgagttgaataaaaatatcaaattatcgGTGCACCCAATCTCTCTTTCTGATAATATGTTCTCCATTAAGTAATTTGTGGGGTGCATTGTTTCTCAATCTTGCCTGTTGCTTAAATGtgaaatttctgaaatttgctCCTGTTTCTCTGGTATGTTTTGCTTAAGTGAAAAgtacttgtatttttattggcGTGAGTGTTGTTTCAGCAATTCCGAGGAGTTTGTAGGGACAGAAAGCTTGGCAATGCATGCTTTCACATGTGAGAACGTAGGCCTTAGATCTCAACATTTGGGCTTGCACAAAGCACTTTGTGTGCTGATGGGATGGAAGTTCACAGACGAGTCCAGCAGTGGATGGCATTGTGATGTAATGTCTAGCGCTGAGAAATCAGCTCTGAATGAAGATCTCATTATCTGGCCACCAGTTGTTATAATCCATAACAGTACCGTAGATAGCAAGAATCCTGATGAACGGGTTATCGTATCCACGGAAGAACTGGATATGAAACTCAGAGGTAATGTTTTTCTTGAGTTCTTCTATTTATTGCCCatgttaatttttcagttGGAAATATTAGCATATGGGTTCTGATTTTGATTCACCTGCTTTCCTTTAAAATATTGGCATGGAGATggttttacatattttttgtagATTCTCTGGTTGATACAGTTAGGAAATCCCCATTTATATATTAGCCTGTGATGTGTGCATAGGTAGGTAGTGAAATGTTACTA includes the following:
- the LOC105169989 gene encoding uncharacterized protein LOC105169989 gives rise to the protein MGERRYRVGSRGRSPSPRRPPPRSRNLSPSRHRRYSPYQSRKREEYNGEAERSRRIDKSDHVERDFNFRGPRSSEYDNRGRDRHVIGARRSSSPRRIEKRDNIDGDFNTRNVRLSGYDDGGKGKYGTRVSVGRYGRSYDEDSYRGDLSSMKFGGDHLLDGCRKSGHVNVKDYSLTPDYYRVSDTNITAGGSEMDDYLRSRYSDTGRAGLLSQYLDSTKPVSLGYERGGRMHAHTYTLAHAGVDDRGRSNLSVGDGSNHKSSTASRYLNTDTDKQGYFHFRDEIHLEKRDGAFGDRLDHYEKRSGEFQLQDGLLGIEKTARREMYNFKKEGNVSSQGYLNGDADYLVSSSQPKDYVSVSSGTLMEDFSGYCPRKDIDMPSHTIQKGSGLASDPVGFDGYSDMKHNMPLILDDIRSSSRLYLGLPEEKQGDRLYAEFGRGKLYSTRLNDVEEVCTDQHLPRIDDLNPTVDESSHRKHIRDNELWAQYPSSGVQLTPDKFDAHRSLLVRNQDLDMLSSRLNYGTEGHYQHGSVIRDDHHAEVDGGQWCNGEGSDILESRRYGPEVSRLYDSPRKRLPLADWTLGEPCERRLRHKQVRDEISYEHGFGIRISTDGNGARKIYHQVNEGDESNLINLSKMPKSGTYYNEKMWKSSSEVANDQPSSSKFISSHSVDALKSDSRDIKMRLGPVPCKLHVSQRLTKKHRPSIKKRLAPAPPKKRASLPWLKNLSSNRMAIIQGDSDESPHDQDADHMGDDLPLAKAEPPENSQDFKQLVQSAFFKVLKQINETPMKRRNYMEQGKVGSLKCIVCGSNSEEFVGTESLAMHAFTCENVGLRSQHLGLHKALCVLMGWKFTDESSSGWHCDVMSSAEKSALNEDLIIWPPVVIIHNSTVDSKNPDERVIVSTEELDMKLRDMGFGSILKVCNGKPANQSVILVKFNGTLSGLQEAESFHQNYIKSEHGRAELKQLKSKHGSSSGRTGAISSDTEEFLYGHLGIAEDLDKLDFDSKKRCVLRSKKEILNIANAPFFRH